One window from the genome of Gimesia aquarii encodes:
- a CDS encoding N-acyl-D-amino-acid deacylase family protein, with the protein MKQLLFLLCLFLLTTFTPAFSVIAQESEPFDLLLKGGMLIDGTGKPGFQGDVAIRDERIVLIAPEINTPADQTIECRGLIIAPGFIDLHNHSDRQIVSPLTRANMNYVTQGCTTIVTGNCGSGPVNTKAYYQKIDTSGSGTNVMHLIPQGSLRNQVMGSGQRKPTPTELKTMKHLARKAMQDGAWGMSTGLIYVPSSYAQTDELIELAKIVSQFKGIYASHIRNESTELLSAVNEALKIGQQAKLPVHISHFKSSGRDAWGLVIRAAQMIDDARKQGQIVTADQYPYIASSTSLGATLIPAWARAGGNKELIKRLESPETAPKIIKKIESNIEKRDGGQAIRIARYSKKPEWVGKNLEQIADNEKKSVLEIVLEITRHGGASVVNFSMNEEDVRQIMKIDWVATASDGRAYLPGSDRPHPRQYGTFPRKLGYYAIREQVIPLEHAVRSATGLPADILGLKERGYLRKGAFADIVVFDPQSLIDLATFDDPHQYSKGIRYLFVNGKPAITAGSPTGSLAGKALRHKPTEKSSEKNSR; encoded by the coding sequence ATGAAACAGCTTCTCTTCTTACTTTGTCTGTTTCTGCTGACAACCTTTACACCAGCTTTCTCAGTAATCGCTCAAGAATCGGAACCATTTGATCTGCTTCTGAAGGGTGGCATGCTGATTGATGGCACTGGAAAACCAGGATTCCAAGGAGACGTCGCTATTAGGGACGAGCGTATAGTATTAATCGCCCCAGAAATCAACACCCCGGCCGATCAAACTATTGAATGTCGCGGCCTGATAATCGCTCCCGGATTCATCGATTTACACAACCATAGCGATCGACAGATTGTCTCCCCGTTAACTCGCGCGAATATGAACTATGTCACCCAGGGATGTACTACAATCGTAACGGGGAATTGTGGCAGTGGCCCTGTTAATACCAAGGCCTATTATCAAAAAATTGATACTTCGGGAAGCGGGACGAATGTAATGCACCTCATCCCGCAAGGTTCTCTCCGTAATCAAGTCATGGGATCAGGTCAACGAAAGCCAACACCTACAGAACTCAAAACGATGAAACATCTGGCGCGTAAAGCTATGCAGGATGGTGCCTGGGGAATGTCGACCGGGTTAATCTATGTTCCCAGTTCTTATGCCCAGACAGATGAACTCATTGAACTGGCAAAAATCGTATCACAATTTAAGGGGATCTATGCCAGCCATATCCGCAATGAAAGTACAGAACTACTCTCAGCTGTGAATGAAGCCCTCAAAATTGGCCAACAGGCAAAATTACCAGTTCATATTTCACACTTCAAATCCAGTGGTCGGGATGCCTGGGGATTAGTTATCAGAGCAGCTCAAATGATAGATGATGCACGTAAACAGGGACAAATTGTAACCGCAGATCAATATCCTTATATCGCATCGAGCACATCACTGGGAGCCACTTTAATTCCTGCCTGGGCCAGAGCCGGGGGGAATAAAGAGTTGATCAAACGTTTGGAGTCTCCAGAAACTGCTCCGAAAATCATCAAAAAGATTGAAAGTAACATTGAAAAGCGAGATGGAGGTCAAGCAATACGGATTGCCCGCTATTCAAAAAAGCCGGAATGGGTAGGAAAAAATCTAGAACAAATCGCAGATAACGAAAAAAAAAGTGTGCTAGAAATTGTGTTGGAGATCACTCGGCATGGAGGTGCCTCAGTTGTGAATTTCAGTATGAATGAAGAAGATGTTCGACAAATTATGAAAATCGACTGGGTTGCGACTGCTTCAGACGGACGTGCCTACCTGCCAGGCTCAGATCGTCCGCATCCGAGGCAATACGGTACATTTCCCAGAAAGCTGGGATATTATGCCATCCGGGAACAAGTAATTCCATTAGAACATGCAGTTCGAAGTGCAACCGGGCTGCCTGCTGATATTCTTGGTTTAAAAGAGAGGGGTTACCTTCGTAAAGGAGCATTTGCAGATATTGTTGTGTTTGACCCACAGTCATTAATCGATCTGGCTACATTTGATGATCCGCATCAGTATTCAAAAGGCATTCGATACCTCTTCGTAAATGGAAAGCCAGCGATCACTGCAGGATCTCCAACCGGCAGTTTGGCAGGCAAAGCCTTACGTCACAAACCGACTGAAAAGTCATCAGAAAAGAACAGCCGTTAG
- a CDS encoding pectate lyase: MPNKKVILTLLLCYILISIEGLAESSALAAEQVTKQNIVHTMRKASEYYRDKLAVHGGYVYYYSLDLQQRWGEGKAGPNQIWVQPPGTPTVGLAYLSAWQATGDQFYLDAATDAALSLVYGQLKSGGWTNSVDFNPKSKLTADYRNGKGRGKNNSTLDDGITQSAIQLLIHVDKAHQFQHQKIHQAAMIALNALLEAQFPVGAFPQVWTGPVKKIPAKAANFPKYDWRTEGRIKNYWDYYTLNDGLAGYVSTVLIDAYEIYQDERYQQAVLKLGDFLIEAQLPDPQPAWAQQYNYEMQPIWARKFEPPAVTGGESQDAIETLMKIYRFSGDKKYLKPIPKALAYLRKSQLPNGQLARYYALQTNRPLYMNRNGKKYSLTYDDSNLPRHYGWKIDSQLAELQREFNIVKSGKQKQASHLNRRKLMPQVKTILNTLDDQARWISISTGQRLVGQPKFPVNSHFISSEVFSQNLETLSAYLLTLKSD; the protein is encoded by the coding sequence ATGCCCAATAAGAAAGTTATTTTGACTTTGCTGTTATGTTACATTCTGATTTCGATTGAGGGACTTGCCGAATCTTCAGCACTCGCGGCTGAGCAAGTTACGAAACAAAATATTGTTCACACGATGCGTAAGGCGAGTGAGTATTACCGTGACAAACTTGCCGTACATGGAGGTTATGTTTATTACTATAGTCTCGATCTGCAACAACGCTGGGGAGAAGGTAAAGCAGGGCCGAACCAGATTTGGGTACAACCACCGGGAACTCCTACGGTTGGGTTAGCGTATCTGAGTGCCTGGCAGGCAACGGGAGATCAATTTTATCTCGACGCAGCGACCGATGCCGCACTCTCCCTCGTATACGGGCAGTTGAAATCCGGTGGCTGGACAAATTCGGTCGATTTTAATCCCAAGAGTAAATTGACCGCTGACTACCGTAATGGGAAAGGGAGAGGTAAAAATAATTCTACACTTGATGATGGGATTACACAGTCAGCAATTCAGTTATTAATCCACGTTGATAAAGCGCACCAGTTCCAGCATCAAAAGATTCATCAAGCAGCAATGATCGCTTTGAACGCGTTACTCGAAGCACAATTTCCGGTGGGCGCATTTCCGCAGGTATGGACAGGACCCGTTAAAAAGATTCCCGCAAAAGCAGCTAACTTTCCCAAGTATGATTGGCGCACGGAAGGACGCATCAAGAATTACTGGGATTACTATACACTAAATGATGGATTGGCAGGCTATGTGTCAACAGTCCTGATAGATGCCTATGAAATCTATCAGGATGAGCGTTATCAGCAGGCAGTATTGAAGCTGGGAGATTTTTTGATTGAAGCTCAGCTACCTGATCCGCAACCTGCCTGGGCTCAACAATACAATTATGAAATGCAGCCTATATGGGCTCGTAAATTTGAACCACCAGCTGTAACCGGCGGAGAATCGCAGGATGCCATCGAAACTTTGATGAAAATATATCGCTTCAGTGGAGACAAAAAATATTTGAAACCGATTCCGAAAGCACTTGCTTATCTGAGGAAATCCCAATTACCGAATGGACAATTAGCCCGATACTATGCGTTGCAGACGAATCGACCACTCTACATGAATAGGAATGGAAAGAAATACAGCCTGACCTATGATGACTCGAATTTACCACGGCATTATGGCTGGAAAATCGATTCACAATTGGCGGAACTCCAACGCGAATTCAATATAGTGAAATCTGGTAAACAGAAACAGGCTTCTCACTTAAACAGGCGTAAATTAATGCCACAGGTCAAAACAATTCTGAATACATTGGATGATCAGGCACGCTGGATTAGCATCAGTACTGGACAACGCCTTGTGGGACAACCAAAGTTTCCAGTCAACAGTCATTTTATTTCCAGTGAAGTCTTCAGTCAGAATTTGGAAACTTTAAGCGCTTATTTACTGACATTAAAATCAGATTAG
- a CDS encoding S1C family serine protease, with amino-acid sequence MNQDQKNKGTESSRRFLAMLLIVPLFMGSLTSYGYAWDQLQPSQLTGGSQIRKAFRAVVSTPRSWTVRVRSNGKEASLGAIVGSDGWILTKASQLQGKITCELSTAERFEAEIIGVDGKLDLALIKIDAHNLPTVRWRSASDPKVGQWLATPGLSMSPVSVGVLSVSRRSVKPAPGVLGVQIGDAEGGALVKSVLRESGAEQAGLKAGDVILNVAGVEIEDANALSSFVRKFLPGDRVLLKVLREKEELTAEVILTDPQMLIYDRLREMQKKMGGALSRRKTGFTEVFQHDAVLRPEDCGGVIVDLKGQAVGLNIARAGRTKSFAIPANHVIPMIEKLKLKKYAPYNPLKDTKEQTVSTGMSS; translated from the coding sequence TTGAACCAGGATCAAAAAAATAAAGGTACCGAATCGAGTCGTCGATTTTTGGCGATGCTTTTGATCGTTCCGCTGTTCATGGGAAGTCTTACTTCATATGGCTATGCCTGGGATCAATTACAACCAAGTCAATTGACAGGGGGCTCTCAGATCCGAAAAGCTTTTCGTGCAGTGGTCTCCACACCTCGATCATGGACGGTGCGAGTACGCTCGAACGGAAAAGAAGCGTCTCTGGGCGCCATTGTTGGCTCAGACGGCTGGATTTTAACTAAGGCCAGCCAACTTCAAGGTAAGATCACCTGTGAGTTATCAACGGCCGAACGCTTTGAAGCAGAAATCATCGGAGTAGACGGAAAGCTGGATTTGGCTTTGATTAAGATTGATGCACATAATCTTCCTACAGTCAGGTGGCGTTCTGCCTCAGATCCCAAGGTTGGACAATGGCTGGCAACACCTGGTTTAAGTATGTCACCTGTGAGTGTAGGCGTACTCAGTGTTTCAAGACGTTCCGTCAAGCCCGCCCCTGGTGTTCTGGGAGTACAAATCGGTGATGCTGAAGGTGGGGCATTAGTGAAATCAGTGCTTCGGGAAAGTGGCGCGGAGCAGGCAGGGTTGAAAGCCGGTGATGTGATTTTAAACGTCGCCGGTGTCGAGATCGAAGATGCGAATGCGCTCTCAAGTTTTGTTCGCAAATTTTTGCCTGGCGACCGGGTTCTTTTGAAGGTTTTAAGAGAAAAGGAAGAACTCACAGCCGAAGTCATCCTCACTGACCCCCAAATGCTGATTTATGATCGTTTACGCGAAATGCAAAAGAAGATGGGAGGCGCCTTAAGCCGCCGTAAAACTGGCTTTACAGAAGTTTTTCAACATGATGCTGTACTACGACCAGAAGATTGTGGTGGAGTCATTGTGGACCTTAAAGGGCAGGCCGTAGGTTTGAATATTGCGCGTGCTGGTAGAACAAAGTCATTTGCAATCCCGGCTAACCATGTGATTCCAATGATTGAAAAGTTGAAACTGAAAAAGTATGCTCCCTACAATCCACTGAAGGATACTAAGGAACAGACGGTATCGACTGGGATGTCATCCTGA
- a CDS encoding histidine phosphatase family protein has protein sequence MANREFIPRPEPNVTNLILIRHGATPPNEQRPYILQGCGINPSLSESGQKQVDALSEFLSKNSAINHVYCSPMTRAKETAMAVCQPFGLEPREIAEIHECDVGQWEGKSWDIIMQESPKAYRAFMDNPAENQYEGGESYGDVLNRSEPAMQNLLEQHLGETIAVIAHNVVNRVYLAKLMGLEIKRAKEITQNNTGINIIRHKPNETKVVTMNAIFHLNGIPH, from the coding sequence ATGGCAAATAGAGAATTCATTCCCCGGCCTGAGCCCAATGTCACCAATCTGATTCTCATCAGGCATGGCGCCACACCACCAAATGAACAACGCCCTTATATACTGCAAGGTTGTGGAATCAATCCGAGCCTGAGTGAATCGGGTCAAAAACAAGTTGATGCTTTGTCTGAGTTCTTATCCAAGAACAGTGCGATTAACCATGTGTATTGCAGCCCCATGACACGCGCCAAAGAAACAGCGATGGCTGTCTGCCAACCTTTTGGTCTGGAGCCTCGGGAGATTGCAGAAATCCATGAATGTGATGTCGGGCAATGGGAAGGAAAATCCTGGGATATTATTATGCAGGAATCTCCCAAAGCGTATCGGGCTTTCATGGATAACCCTGCGGAAAATCAGTACGAGGGAGGCGAGTCGTACGGCGATGTTCTAAACCGCTCAGAACCAGCAATGCAGAATCTGCTAGAGCAACATTTGGGTGAAACCATTGCCGTTATTGCTCATAATGTTGTGAATCGAGTCTATCTGGCAAAGCTAATGGGGCTCGAAATCAAAAGAGCAAAAGAGATCACACAAAACAATACTGGTATTAATATTATCAGGCATAAACCAAATGAAACCAAAGTGGTCACGATGAACGCCATTTTTCACCTGAATGGTATCCCACACTAA
- the rfbC gene encoding dTDP-4-dehydrorhamnose 3,5-epimerase — MDVQQTDFPGLLVITPRVFADERGFFKETYQQERYQKVGVNETFVQDNSSRSSAGILRGLHFQIKRPQAKLVFVVQGEIFDVCVDLRKNSPTFGKSFSITLTAENHQQLFVPAGFAHGFYVLSPHADFMYKCSDYYFPENEKTLLWNDPALEIDWPINSEPILSEKDRNGLPLNECEYFETL, encoded by the coding sequence ATGGACGTACAACAAACGGATTTTCCCGGTTTATTAGTCATTACCCCTCGAGTGTTTGCAGATGAACGTGGGTTTTTCAAAGAAACATATCAGCAAGAACGCTATCAAAAAGTGGGAGTCAACGAAACATTTGTTCAAGACAATTCCTCTCGCTCTTCGGCTGGCATTTTGCGAGGGTTACATTTTCAAATCAAACGCCCTCAGGCAAAACTTGTTTTTGTTGTCCAAGGTGAAATTTTTGATGTCTGTGTTGATCTGAGAAAAAATTCGCCCACTTTCGGTAAATCATTCTCAATTACATTAACAGCAGAAAATCACCAGCAGCTATTCGTGCCAGCCGGGTTTGCGCATGGATTTTATGTTCTCAGTCCACATGCAGATTTTATGTACAAGTGCAGCGATTATTATTTTCCGGAAAATGAAAAAACACTACTCTGGAATGATCCGGCCTTAGAAATTGATTGGCCAATCAATTCCGAGCCGATTCTCTCTGAAAAAGATCGAAACGGCCTTCCGCTAAACGAATGCGAATATTTCGAAACGCTATGA
- a CDS encoding FAD-dependent oxidoreductase: MNLIRQFITLCLFATVSTQAVQAEVYDVVIYGGTSAAVTAAVQAKRMGKSVVIVCPDQHLGGLSSGGLGWTDTGNKAVIGGLAREFYHRIWKYYQAPETWKWQKRELYGDKGQGTPAIDGKQRTMWIFEPHVAEQVFEDFVREYKIPVHRNEWLDRQQGVNMLGKNITSITMLNGNIYSGLMFIDATYEGDLMAAADVSYHVGRESNSVYGEKWNGVQIGVLHHKHHFGSRAVKQKISPYRIPGDPSSGLLPRISGANPGKYGAGDDKIQAYCFRMCLTKHAENRIPFPKPEGYDPSQYELLLRIYQAGWRETFAKFDPIPNYKTDTNNHGPMSTDNIGYNYDYPEASYKRRKEIIKEHETYQKGWLYFIANDPRVPSEVQKKMREWGLAKDEFTDNGNWPHQLYIREARRMIGQFVMTENELLKKRPTPNSVGMGSYTMDSHNVQRYVTPEGYVQNEGDIGVSTHGPYQIAYGSLVPKKGECGNLLVPVCVSSSHIAFGSIRMEPVFMILGHSAATAAGIAIDQKLDVQDVPYAVLKEKLVKEGQILEAPPEAKFGRNGVDPAKLKGIVLDDSQADLTGSWEFSRSSKKYIGSGYSHESNSQDGKAVARFETKVPKAGRYEVRYAYTPHGNRSSKVKVAVKHANGKALRTINQKKLPSLDGIFVSLGEYDFVIDQAAVVEVTNEDSDGYVIIDAVQWLPVSK; encoded by the coding sequence ATGAATTTGATTCGTCAATTTATCACATTGTGTCTGTTCGCGACAGTCTCAACTCAAGCTGTGCAGGCAGAGGTATACGATGTGGTGATCTATGGAGGAACTTCAGCCGCGGTGACAGCTGCCGTTCAAGCAAAACGCATGGGCAAGTCAGTTGTCATTGTTTGCCCTGATCAACATCTTGGTGGATTGTCCAGTGGGGGGTTAGGTTGGACTGATACCGGCAATAAAGCAGTCATAGGTGGACTGGCACGCGAGTTTTATCATCGGATCTGGAAGTATTATCAGGCTCCAGAAACATGGAAGTGGCAAAAACGAGAATTGTATGGTGACAAAGGGCAGGGTACTCCTGCCATTGACGGGAAACAAAGGACAATGTGGATCTTTGAGCCACACGTCGCTGAACAGGTTTTCGAAGACTTTGTTCGAGAATACAAGATTCCCGTACATCGCAATGAATGGTTGGATCGTCAGCAGGGAGTGAATATGTTAGGTAAAAACATTACCTCCATTACGATGCTCAATGGTAATATTTATTCTGGCCTCATGTTTATTGATGCGACCTATGAAGGTGACCTCATGGCGGCAGCCGATGTTAGTTATCACGTTGGAAGAGAGTCCAATAGTGTATACGGTGAGAAATGGAATGGAGTACAAATTGGTGTATTACATCACAAGCACCATTTTGGTTCTCGAGCCGTCAAACAAAAGATAAGTCCCTATCGTATTCCCGGAGATCCTTCCAGTGGTTTGCTGCCTCGTATCAGCGGTGCGAATCCAGGGAAGTATGGTGCCGGTGATGACAAGATTCAGGCATACTGTTTCAGGATGTGCTTAACCAAACATGCCGAAAATCGTATCCCTTTTCCTAAGCCCGAAGGCTATGATCCGAGCCAGTACGAATTGTTATTGAGAATTTATCAGGCGGGTTGGAGAGAAACCTTCGCAAAATTTGATCCTATTCCCAATTATAAAACGGATACGAACAATCACGGTCCAATGAGTACTGATAACATTGGCTATAATTACGATTATCCCGAAGCTTCATACAAACGCAGAAAGGAGATCATCAAAGAGCACGAGACCTATCAAAAAGGCTGGCTCTATTTTATTGCCAATGATCCGCGCGTTCCAAGTGAAGTACAAAAAAAGATGCGGGAATGGGGGCTCGCCAAGGATGAGTTTACTGATAATGGAAACTGGCCACATCAACTTTACATTCGTGAAGCACGGCGGATGATCGGACAGTTTGTGATGACAGAGAATGAACTGTTGAAAAAACGCCCCACACCCAATTCAGTTGGTATGGGATCTTACACGATGGACTCTCATAACGTGCAGCGATATGTCACACCTGAAGGGTACGTTCAAAATGAGGGAGACATCGGTGTTTCAACCCATGGTCCCTATCAAATTGCCTATGGTAGTCTGGTTCCTAAAAAAGGAGAGTGTGGAAATCTGCTCGTACCTGTGTGTGTTTCCAGTTCACATATTGCCTTCGGTTCGATTCGAATGGAACCAGTTTTTATGATTTTAGGACATTCGGCGGCAACAGCAGCTGGCATTGCCATTGATCAAAAATTGGATGTGCAAGATGTACCCTATGCTGTTCTCAAAGAAAAACTAGTCAAAGAAGGACAAATTCTGGAAGCGCCTCCCGAAGCAAAATTTGGTCGAAATGGTGTGGATCCAGCGAAGTTGAAGGGCATTGTACTCGACGATTCACAGGCCGATCTAACAGGATCATGGGAATTCAGCAGATCATCTAAAAAATATATCGGTTCAGGTTATAGCCACGAATCAAACTCACAGGATGGAAAAGCAGTCGCCCGATTCGAAACGAAAGTGCCTAAAGCGGGACGCTATGAAGTACGCTATGCGTATACTCCTCATGGTAATCGTAGCTCGAAAGTCAAAGTGGCAGTCAAACATGCGAACGGTAAAGCACTTCGCACCATTAATCAGAAGAAGCTGCCGTCACTGGATGGTATTTTTGTTTCGTTAGGAGAATACGACTTTGTAATAGACCAGGCAGCGGTAGTCGAAGTTACAAACGAGGATTCAGACGGTTATGTGATCATTGATGCCGTTCAGTGGCTACCAGTTTCGAAGTAA
- a CDS encoding (5-formylfuran-3-yl)methyl phosphate synthase: MNPHRVQLLVSIRNRDEVLPALNGGCDILDLKEPLNGALGMVDEEILHSISDYFFKQPVNVPLSLALGELVEQKEKRITPTIPSEVTYLKMGLSETKQSDNWYSDWLNWRQRIEVTNKATFQWIAVAYADWKQARSIPPEDVLTAAIKSRCAGLLIDTYDKQGQSLLSCMRLEEIQRLIDRAQKYNLKIALAGSITSDHLELLSDISPDIIGIRGAACVGSQRTNQVQKLAVKTFRKELDRQYTFMESG; this comes from the coding sequence TTGAATCCACATCGTGTACAGCTTCTCGTCAGTATCAGGAACCGAGACGAAGTACTACCTGCGCTAAATGGTGGTTGTGACATTCTCGACCTTAAAGAACCTTTAAACGGCGCTCTGGGAATGGTCGATGAAGAAATACTCCATTCAATAAGCGACTACTTTTTCAAGCAACCGGTAAATGTCCCCTTAAGTCTGGCACTGGGAGAACTGGTAGAGCAGAAAGAAAAACGCATTACTCCGACCATCCCTTCAGAAGTTACCTACTTGAAAATGGGACTATCAGAAACGAAACAATCAGACAACTGGTACTCAGATTGGTTAAACTGGAGACAGCGAATTGAAGTAACTAATAAAGCGACATTTCAGTGGATCGCAGTAGCTTACGCAGACTGGAAACAGGCTCGTTCCATTCCACCAGAAGATGTTCTTACCGCAGCCATCAAAAGTCGGTGTGCGGGTCTATTAATTGACACCTACGACAAACAAGGTCAAAGCCTGTTAAGCTGTATGCGCCTTGAAGAGATTCAGCGACTCATTGATCGAGCACAAAAATATAATTTAAAGATCGCCTTAGCAGGCTCGATTACGTCTGATCACCTCGAGTTGCTGTCGGATATTTCGCCCGACATCATCGGGATTCGAGGTGCCGCTTGTGTTGGAAGCCAAAGAACGAACCAAGTCCAAAAACTGGCAGTGAAGACATTTCGAAAAGAACTTGACCGCCAATATACGTTCATGGAATCAGGATGA
- a CDS encoding S1C family serine protease, giving the protein MKLSHLLNKNVAANALLRHVLSSVLGCALVLMISEVTAEEVKVRKPVSPVVKTKLSEVFFKTVPDSLEDLQEIEKQVTSLTKSSIHSTVSVRVGDAQGSGVIIDNKSGYILTAAHVIGLAQKNATIILHDGRTLKGKTMGLNRGMDAGLIKLVDEDKTKISKLPVVKMGDNSKVEPGDWVIATGHPNGYQAGRPPVVRLGRIVSQKKHLIQTDCTLIGGDSGGPLFNMSGDVIGIHSRIGPSTSWNFHIPASAFQNDWEKLVSGDMWGAKPLGQNAVLGVNGVNTDQGCKVVGVTRGFPAQIAGIKENDVIIQLNNQRITGIEQLAEVVQRYKPGQTIQIKLIRDKKTMTFEVQLAARD; this is encoded by the coding sequence ATGAAGTTGAGCCATTTATTGAATAAGAATGTAGCAGCTAATGCATTACTTAGACACGTTTTAAGTAGCGTGTTGGGATGCGCGCTCGTTCTCATGATTTCAGAAGTCACAGCTGAGGAAGTGAAAGTTAGGAAACCGGTTTCTCCGGTTGTCAAGACAAAGCTTTCTGAAGTCTTTTTTAAGACAGTGCCTGACTCACTGGAAGATCTGCAAGAGATTGAGAAACAAGTGACTTCTCTCACGAAATCCTCAATTCACAGTACTGTTTCAGTTCGTGTGGGAGACGCTCAGGGAAGTGGTGTTATTATCGACAATAAATCTGGATATATCCTCACAGCAGCTCATGTAATTGGGTTAGCACAAAAAAATGCGACCATCATTTTACATGATGGCCGAACTCTTAAAGGGAAAACGATGGGTTTAAATCGGGGAATGGATGCCGGATTGATCAAACTCGTTGATGAAGACAAGACAAAAATTAGTAAACTCCCTGTGGTAAAGATGGGAGATAATTCCAAAGTGGAGCCGGGAGACTGGGTGATTGCCACTGGACACCCCAATGGATATCAGGCAGGGCGTCCTCCTGTTGTACGCTTAGGTAGAATTGTTTCCCAAAAGAAGCATCTTATTCAAACGGATTGCACTCTAATCGGTGGAGATTCCGGCGGACCTCTCTTTAATATGAGCGGGGATGTGATAGGCATTCACAGTCGGATCGGACCTTCAACAAGTTGGAACTTTCACATTCCGGCTTCAGCGTTTCAGAACGATTGGGAAAAGCTTGTCTCCGGCGATATGTGGGGGGCAAAACCTTTAGGGCAAAATGCTGTTTTAGGAGTGAATGGAGTTAACACGGATCAAGGCTGCAAAGTCGTGGGCGTGACACGAGGCTTCCCAGCACAGATCGCAGGAATCAAAGAAAATGATGTCATTATTCAATTAAATAACCAGAGAATTACAGGAATTGAACAACTGGCTGAGGTCGTTCAGCGTTATAAGCCTGGGCAAACCATTCAGATTAAGTTGATTCGTGACAAGAAAACAATGACGTTCGAAGTGCAATTGGCAGCCAGAGACTAA
- the pdxA gene encoding 4-hydroxythreonine-4-phosphate dehydrogenase PdxA, which yields MKLPYIALTMGDVSGIGPQLLDALCCRSELFEICHPIIYGNAHILSRAAQQSGSELQIVSIDGVSDKLEFKVKTAFCIDRGKADVIDAAPCQIDARSGQGAYDYLVSAIDDCLSGQVDAITTAPLNKEALHLANINYPGHTEILADRCQVDEFGMMLYLPHNNVIKPPSGLGIVHTTLHTSIASVPGLLKTQEIYEKIHLICNLMEIMGAAVPRVAVCALNPHAGEHGLFGDEEARIIAPAVEQAAQLGLDITGPFPADTLIRRAVSGEFDAVVAMYHDQGHIPFKLLGFDQAVNITLGLPIVRTSPSHGTAFDIAWTEIVPDTNGIMEAIKAAVKLAQHKKQS from the coding sequence ATGAAACTGCCATATATTGCATTAACCATGGGTGACGTTTCAGGCATTGGCCCTCAGCTTCTCGATGCGCTCTGCTGCCGATCTGAACTCTTTGAAATCTGTCACCCGATCATTTATGGTAATGCCCACATCTTGAGTCGTGCTGCCCAGCAATCTGGTAGTGAACTGCAAATCGTTTCGATTGACGGTGTTTCGGACAAACTTGAATTCAAAGTAAAAACGGCTTTCTGCATTGATCGTGGAAAAGCCGATGTTATTGACGCGGCTCCCTGTCAGATTGATGCTCGATCTGGTCAGGGTGCTTACGATTATCTGGTGAGTGCAATAGATGATTGTCTGTCAGGACAAGTAGACGCCATCACTACTGCGCCGCTGAATAAAGAAGCGTTACATCTCGCCAACATCAATTATCCTGGTCATACCGAGATTCTGGCAGACCGCTGTCAGGTCGACGAGTTTGGAATGATGCTTTATCTACCCCATAATAATGTCATTAAACCACCGTCGGGACTGGGCATTGTGCATACTACGTTACATACATCCATTGCCAGTGTACCAGGTTTACTTAAGACTCAAGAGATCTATGAGAAGATTCATCTGATTTGCAATTTAATGGAAATTATGGGCGCAGCTGTCCCGCGTGTTGCTGTCTGCGCACTTAATCCTCATGCGGGAGAACATGGTCTCTTTGGCGACGAAGAAGCGCGTATCATCGCTCCGGCAGTCGAACAAGCTGCACAATTGGGACTAGATATCACGGGGCCTTTCCCTGCGGATACACTCATCCGGAGAGCAGTAAGTGGCGAGTTTGATGCTGTTGTTGCGATGTACCATGATCAGGGGCATATCCCATTTAAACTTCTCGGATTTGATCAGGCAGTCAATATTACGCTGGGGTTGCCTATCGTAAGAACCAGTCCCAGCCATGGAACTGCCTTTGATATTGCCTGGACAGAGATAGTTCCCGACACTAACGGAATCATGGAAGCAATTAAAGCGGCTGTGAAGCTGGCTCAACATAAAAAGCAGTCTTAG